One segment of Syngnathus typhle isolate RoL2023-S1 ecotype Sweden linkage group LG9, RoL_Styp_1.0, whole genome shotgun sequence DNA contains the following:
- the ednrbb gene encoding endothelin receptor type B, translated as MWAAALLLCLGNVLISSEADGQDSQPAAGAQLSGMDKYRSNISARPLPMCARSAEIPDSFKYLLTAVAIVIFMLGLVGNSILLKIIHSNKCMRSGADVLIASLALGDLLHIVVDVPVNTYRLMAKDWPFGSVLCKLVPFMQKTSVGVIVLSLCSLSVDRCLAIVSRQRLKGTRMCVWTSLIWLVSITLAIPELVGFSVINADYKERHLRICLLHPVQTTAFMQLYKVVKHWWLFSFYFCMPLAWTVIFYVLTTWTVLKNKDKTKQGESKSLFYLGLVFAVCWCPLHLSKILMATVYDVNDPNRCRLLSIFLVLDHVGINLASLNSCINPVALYFGSERFKTCFKVCLCGRHSPLDKVPCDDRRNKLSDQTCKQRGCLPG; from the exons ATGTGGGCCGCCGCTCTGCTTCTTTGTCTTGGAAATGTTCTCATTAGCAGCGAGGCCGACGGTCAGGATTCCCAGCCAGCCGCTGGTGCACAACTCTCTGGCATGGACAAGTACAGATCCAACATCTCTGCGAGGCCCCTGCCTATGTGCGCCCGCTCGGCAGAAATCCCGGATAGCTTCAAGTATCTCTTGACAGCAGTTGCCATAGTGATTTTTATGCTGGGACTTGTGGGAAATTCCATACTCCTGAAGATCATTCATAGCAACAAATGCATGAGGAGCGGGGCTGACGTCCTGATTGCAAGTCTGGCTTTAGGAGACCTCCTCCACATTGTGGTAGACGTCCCAGTCAACACCTACAGG CTCATGGCGAAAGATTGGCCCTTTGGTTCTGTGCTGTGCAAGCTCGTACCCTTCATGCAGAAAACTTCAGTTGGCGTTATCGTGTTGAGTCTGTGTTCTCTTAGCGTTGACAG GTGCCTTGCCATCGTATCTCGGCAACGCCTCAAAGGAACCCGAATGTGCGTTTGGACGTCTCTCATATGGCTCGTCTCCATTACGCTGGCCATACCTGAACTTGTTGGCTTCAGCGTGATAAATGCCGACTACAAAGAGCGACATCTGAGGATTTGTCTGCTCCATCCGGTGCAGACCACAGCATTTATGCAG TTGTATAAAGTTGTTAAGCACTGGTGGCTCTTCAGCTTCTACTTCTGCATGCCCCTGGCTTGGACTGTCATCTTCTATGTGCTCACCACCTGGACTGTGCTgaagaacaaagacaaaaca AAGCAAGGAGAATCAAAGAGTCTGTTCTACTTGGGGCTTGTGTTTGCTGTCTGTTGGTGTCCACTCCACCTCAGCAAAATCTTGATGGCAACCGTATACGATGTAAACGATCCAAACAGGTGCCGGCTCCTAAG TATCTTTCTTGTGCTGGATCACGTTGGCATCAACCTGGCGTCCCTCAACTCATGCATCAACCCCGTGGCCTTGTACTTTGGAAGCGAAAGATTTAAAACTTGTTTCAAG GTGTGCCTTTGCGGTCGGCATTCACCTCTGGACAAAGTTCCTTGTGATGACCGGCGCAATAAACTGTCAGATCAAACCTGTAAGCAGAGAGGCTGCTTGCCTGGCTGA
- the cnmd gene encoding leukocyte cell-derived chemotaxin 1 produces MEGHPKTQPSCAFEPFAHRVKTPSGTAGLLRYGAVALSVGAVLMLCASMAALLLRKENERNVYSAHYSMNINGEVREGSVEIDSDDNVEMFKTGSGDEEAVEIRDFQSGITAIRFFGGDKCYIKSQIKGNLPRLGAHNKDSLMSDPTDEDMPVRFDEEFLIWVSSEQPLKDIAFLSPKILALCGELPIYWLQPLIPKDGVRGKRRRRDSQRAKRQSRVEVLEVTAKEDSSRLGKDGGEEELQSDVGSGFNPENPYHRGGGTGTVAGADEGGAMTFDSMLDHQGICCAECQRSYTHCQRICEPLRGHWPWPYNYRGCQVACRVIMPCRWWVARILGIV; encoded by the exons ATGGAAGGACACCCAAAAACTCAACCAAGTTGTGCTTTTGAGCCTTTCGCGCATCGG GTCAAAACTCCCTCGGGGACCGCTGGGCTGCTGAGATATGGCGCTGTGGCTCTCTCCGTTGGTGCCGTGTTGATGCTCTGCGCCTCCATGGCCGCTCTCCTTCTGAGGAAGGAAAACGAAAGGAAT GTGTACAGCGCTCATTACAGCATGAACATCAACGGGGAGGTGAGGGAGGGCTCCGTGGAAATCGATTCCGACGACAACGTGGAAATGTTCAAAACGGGGAGCGGAGACGAGGAAGCCGTGGAGATCCGGGACTTTCAAAGC GGAATAACTGCAATCCGATTCTTCGGGGGAGACAAGTGTTATATAAAATCCCAAATCAAAGGCAACCTACCTCGCCTGGGAGCTCACAACAAAGACTCACTGATGTCTGACCCG ACTGATGAAGACATGCCTGTGAGGTTTGATGAAGAGTTCCTCATCTGGGTTTCTTCCGAGCAGCCGCTCAAGGACATCGCTTTCTTGAGCCCCAAGATTCTGGCTCTGTGTGGAGAGCTACCTATTTACTGGCTCCAACCACTTATCCCCAAAG ATGGGGTaagggggaagaggaggaggagggactcACAACGGGCCAAGCGGCAGTCCCGTGTGGAGGTGTTGGAGGTGACGGCAAAGGAGGACTCCTCCAGGTTGGGAAAAGATGGAGGGGAGGAGGAGCTTCAGTCAGATGTGGGATCGGGATTCAACCCAGAGAATCCCTATCAT CGCGGAGGAGGCACAGGGACCGTCGCTGGCGCCGACGAGGGAGGCGCCATGACCTTTGACTCCATGCTGGACCACCAGGGGATCTGCTGCGCCGAATGCCAGCGCAGCTACACGCACTGTCAGAGAATATGCGAGCCTCTGCGCGGCCACTGGCCCTGGCCGTACAACTACAGAGGATGCCAGGTAGCTTGCAGAGTCATTATGCCGTGTCGCTGGTGGGTGGCACGCATCTTGGGCATCGTATAA
- the si:ch211-199f5.1 gene encoding protocadherin-8: protein MQFIRSTLYHWWIFVLFFHPFCASLARTEGNTIRYQCNEEEPAGTVIGNLAKDMSLNPPHSSRTNFRMMRQFNDSFIRVRESDGQLSVGERMDRERMCRHTPQCLVTFDVVNFSKERYRLIHVEVEVKDINDNPPEFPSAESVVEISENAAVGSHIPLDPAVDADVGSNYIQSYQISVNSHFTIDVLLRADGVKYAELVLMKELDREKQASLPLDLTATDGGNPSRSGSTKITVRVTDFNDNSPVFDQNSFSVSLPEDAPVGSVILDLNAVDADEGPNGEVVYGFGKQVSHEIRDLFHVDSKSGRLTLRSPVDFEDKRTYELDVQATDLGPNPTPSVCKIVIHVSDVNDNAPGISITPMTSITTGTAHISEAAEKDSLVALVTTSDRDSGVNSQVHCTLYGHDHFKLRQAYEDSYMIVTAAPLDRERISEYNLTVMAEDFGSPPLRKITQYTIRISDENDNAPHFTKPVYEVSVAENNAPGAYLATVEATDADLAYNGKITYRLVDSLIMGSPVNTFVSLNSVSGSIYALRSFNYEVMRQLDVHVQASDGGSPQLQSTAIIRLKIVDQNDNEPSIIEPPLYKGSADVFLPKDAPAGYVVTQIKATDADEGLNAQLSYKITEGGLLGFSVDKDTGKVHVSRQLTYDLTDNVKVVVSVSDNGSPSLTSSAIIHFNFIEGTVPSVPLSAQDGDEYLFEWDTSVAVIIILAGSCSLLLLAIILITTICSRRRKETREGYDDREEAPKKAESVESGRVDKLIVGHMGTAFEPHTFPEQPPVAASNVAEMTCEDGHQAAGVFEPNNRVMEGKLKGYSTLPGYGKEAVRPITIWKGNSFTTISARDPHISGKDSGKGDSDFNDSDSDISGDVHKKDSPPTNALWACTSECKVLGHSDRCWSPSATRPNTSVASGSNLTTFSKTASLPRDTRREHYYPSHVPKGNGLQSVYEKVQHQEFDYILVGPPTPARIQETDEISIPEYTNS, encoded by the exons ATGCAATTTATTAGGTCTACTCTTTACCACTGGTGGATATTTGTGCTCTTCTTTCATCCGTTTTGCGCCTCTCTGGCTCGGACCGAGGGGAATACGATCCGCTACCAGTGCAATGAGGAGGAACCGGCGGGCACGGTGATCGGAAACCTGGCCAAGGACATGTCCTTGAACCCGCCCCACTCCTCCAGGACCAATTTTCGAATGATGAGGCAGTTTAATGACTCGTTCATTCGGGTGAGGGAGAGCGACGGGCAACTGAGCGTCGGGGAACGGATGGACCGGGAGAGAATGTGCCGACACACTCCACAGTGTCTCGTCACTTTTGATGTGGTGAATTTTTCCAAAGAGCGCTACAGATTGATCCACGTCGAGGTGGAGGTAAAAGACATCAATGACAACCCTCCGGAGTTTCCCAGCGCCGAGTCTGTGGTGGAGATTTCTGAAAACGCAGCCGTGGGCTCTCATATTCCTTTGGACCCGGCCGTGGACGCGGACGTGGGCTCCAACTACATCCAAAGCTATCAGATTTCTGTCAACAGTCACTTCACCATTGATGTGCTCCTGAGAGCAGATGGGGTTAAATATGCAGAATTGGTCTTAATGAAGGAGCTTGACAGGGAGAAACAGGCATCGCTCCCTTTGGATCTGACGGCCACAGACGGCGGGAACCCATCCAGGTCCGGTTCGACCAAGATAACCGTCCGAGTGACGGACTTTAACGACAACAGTCCAGTTTTTGATCAAAATAGTTTCTCGGTGAGTTTGCCAGAGGACGCACCGGTCGGCAGCGTGATCCTGGACCTGAACGCGGTAGACGCTGACGAAGGTCCGAACGGCGAGGTTGTCTACGGTTTCGGAAAACAGGTTTCTCACGAGATCCGGGATCTTTTCCACGTGGATAGCAAATCGGGCCGCCTGACCCTCAGGAGCCCGGTGGACTTTGAGGATAAGCGTACGTACGAGCTGGACGTGCAAGCCACCGACCTGGGCCCCAACCCGACGCCCTCGGTTTGCAAAATCGTCATTCACGTGAGCGACGTCAATGACAACGCACCAGGCATCAGCATCACCCCCATGACCTCTATCACCACGGGCACAGCACACATCAGTGAGGCAGCGGAAAAGGACAGCCTGGTGGCCTTGGTCACAACCTCGGACCGGGACTCTGGGGTCAACAGCCAAGTCCACTGCACCCTCTACGGTCACGACCACTTCAAACTACGGCAAGCCTATGAGGACAGCTACATGATAGTGACAGCGGCCCCCTTAGACCGCGAAAGGATCAGCGAGTACAACCTCACAGTCATGGCCGAGGATTTCGGGTCACCCCCTCTCAGAAAGATCACCCAGTACACcatccgaatcagcgacgagaACGACAATGCGCCCCACTTCACCAAGCCCGTGTACGAGGTGTCGGTGGCGGAGAACAACGCCCCCGGAGCCTACCTCGCCACCGTGGAGGCCACGGATGCCGATTTGGCCTACAACGGCAAAATTACCTACAGACTCGTGGACAGTCTGATTATGGGGTCCCCCGTGAACACCTTTGTCTCGCTCAATTCGGTGTCGGGGTCCATCTACGCCCTGCGAAGTTTCAACTACGAGGTCATGAGGCAGTTGGACGTGCACGTCCAAGCCAGCGACGGCGGCTCCCCGCAGCTGCAGAGCACGGCCATCATCCGTTTGAAAATAGTGGATCAGAACGACAACGAGCCTTCTATTATCGAACCCCCTCTTTACAAAGGCTCTGCGGATGTCTTTCTGCCTAAAGACGCCCCTGCGGGTTACGTGGTTACGCAGATAAAGGCCACGGACGCAGACGAGGGCCTGAACGCGCAGCTGTCCTACAAAATCACAGAAGGGGGGCTGCTGGGTTTCTCAGTAGACAAAGACACAGGGAAGGTGCACGTGAGCCGACAGTTGACGTACGACCTCACGGACAATGTCAAAGTGGTGGTGTCAGTCAGCGACAACGGCTCTCCTTCTCTGACCTCCAGTGCGATCATACACTTCAATTTCATCGAGGGCACAGTCCCCAGCGTGCCCTTATCCGCTCAGGACGGCGACGAGTATCTATTTGAGTGGGACACGTCCGTGGCCGTCATTATCATCCTGGCGGGGAGCTGCTCCCTTCTCCTGCTAGCCATCATTCTCATCACAACCATTTGCAGCCGCCGCAGGAAAGAGACGAGGGAGGGCTACGATGACAGGGAGGAGGCACCCAAAAAGGCCGAGAGCGTGGAGAGCGGACGCGTGGACAAGCTGATCGTCGGTCACATGGGCACAGCCTTTGAGCCGCACACCTTCCCCGAGCAGCCGCCCGTGGCCGCCAGCAATGTGGCAGAGATGACCTGCGAGGACGGGCACCAGGCGGCGGGCGTCTTTGAGCCCAACAACAGGGTCATGGAGGGCAAATTAAAG GGCTATTCCACTCTGCCCGGCTACGGCAAGGAAGCCGTCAGACCAATAACAATATGGAAGGGTAATTCGTTCACAACAATCTCAGCGAGGGACCCTCACATCAGCGGCAAGGACAGTGGCAAAGGGGACAGCGACTTTAACGACAGCGATTCCGACATAAGCGGGGACGTGCACAAAAAAGACTCGCCCCCCACAAACG CTCTGTGGGCGTGCACGAGCGAGTGCAAAGTGCTGGGCCACTCGGACAGATGCTGGAGCCCGTCGGCCACCAGGCCCAATACCAGCGTGGCCTCCGGGTCCAACCTGACGACTTTCTCCAAGACGGCTTCGCTTCCTCGGGACACCAGGAGGGAACACTACTATCCATCGCACGTGCCCAAAGGCAACGGCCTGCAAAGCGTGTACGAAAAAGTTCAACACCAGGAGTTTGATTATATTCTCGTCGGCCCGCCCACACCTGCCAGAATACAGGAAACTGACGAGATCTCCATTCCAGAGTACACAAACTCTTAA